The Leptospira andrefontaineae genome has a segment encoding these proteins:
- a CDS encoding type II toxin-antitoxin system RelE/ParE family toxin, which produces MLTIYVSISKLIKSFENKDTEKVWKGVFVKSIPNQISEIALRKLRMINNSQSVENLKSPPGNKLELLSGNRKGQYSIRINDQWRICFRWHEQDAYDVEIVDYH; this is translated from the coding sequence ATGCTTACAATTTATGTAAGTATTAGTAAATTGATCAAAAGTTTCGAAAACAAAGATACCGAAAAAGTCTGGAAAGGCGTATTTGTTAAATCGATTCCAAATCAGATTTCAGAAATAGCTCTGAGAAAACTGAGAATGATCAACAACTCCCAAAGTGTTGAAAACCTAAAATCACCACCGGGCAATAAATTAGAATTACTTTCAGGGAATAGAAAAGGGCAATATAGTATAAGAATAAACGATCAATGGCGAATTTGCTTTCGTTGGCATGAGCAAGATGCATACGACGTTGAGATTGTTGATTATCATTAA
- a CDS encoding HigA family addiction module antitoxin: MKKWIKNPHPGDILNEEFLKPLGLSAYQLYKDTGIPQSRLSEIMHGKRSISANYALKLGKYFDLPPQFWLGLQNDYDLLEAERKIHNQLSKIKKYTVKNNSAKKVKTPSVA, encoded by the coding sequence ATGAAGAAATGGATTAAAAACCCTCATCCTGGAGATATATTGAATGAAGAGTTCCTCAAGCCTTTAGGCTTAAGTGCGTATCAACTTTATAAGGATACCGGAATTCCTCAATCACGACTTAGTGAAATCATGCATGGCAAACGAAGTATTTCAGCTAATTATGCTTTAAAATTGGGTAAGTATTTCGATCTTCCTCCTCAATTCTGGTTAGGATTACAGAATGATTATGATCTTTTAGAGGCAGAAAGGAAGATCCATAATCAATTATCTAAGATTAAAAAATATACAGTTAAAAATAATTCAGCTAAGAAAGTAAAAACGCCATCCGTGGCTTAA